The genomic segment CAGCGCTTTCAAGATTCAGCGATAAAACTTCAACACTGGATATTGATTCCATAAACACCTGAATTCTTTGTTCGAACTGCATTTTATGGAAGCCTTTGACAATTTCAAGTACCGTAATTGTTGAAATGGTAAATTTCCCGAAAATATCCTGATATTCTTTTGCTTTTTGAACTACGTTTATATTTTTGGCTTTGAG from the Desulfonema limicola genome contains:
- a CDS encoding PIN domain-containing protein, which codes for MNKALIDTDIFSEMLKAKNINVVQKAKEYQDIFGKFTISTITVLEIVKGFHKMQFEQRIQVFMESISSVEVLSLNLESAETAGRIYADLERTGQTIGRADPIISAIALESGLVLVTGNVEHYQRILFFC